The following DNA comes from Gordonia zhaorongruii.
GATACGGGGTGTCGTCCTGATCGGCCGGAAGGAGATCGGAGTAGAGGAATTCGGGGGCTGATGACTCACTCACAGCCTGCATATTAGCGAGCCTCAGCCCTTCGTCACAGGTAAGGACTACCTACCTCGCCGGTCAATGAGCATGGAACTCGATGTGGTCGGCGGGGACCTCGCGGCGACCACCGTCGGCGTCGAGGAATGACCGGGAGTCCTGGTACGCGCGGTCGATGAGTTCAGCCGCCCGGCTGAAGTCGATCTCGCCGACGTCGATCGGGCAGGGCGGCGGCAGAACGATCAGGTCGGCGTCATCGGAGTACTCGCGGATGTCCCGGATCAGTCGCTTGTGGACGAGAAGCTCCATCGTCTGGAGCAGCATTCCGGTGACGCTCGTCGGCGGTGCGTCGAGAGCGCATTTGTAGCCGCACGACAGGATGTAGATCCGGTCGATGCCCGAGGCGATGGCGGGCGAGATGGCTGTGTTGTCGGCGACCCCGCCGTCGACGAGCAGACTGCCGTTGTGATCGACGGGCGGGAGCAGGCCGGGGAGGGCGCTGCTGGCCAGGATCGCCTCCACCGAGTTGCCGGAATCGAGGATGATCTCGTCGCCGGTGAGCAACGCGGTGGCGATCACCCGTAAGGGAATGCGGGCGTCTTCGAGGTCGGTGAACGTCAGGTGACGCTCCGCGAGGTTGCGCATTCCGTGGTCGCCGAACAGGGCCGGACTGCGGCCGAGCAGTGCGTTGAGGAGCCGGCGCGGTCGGGGCGGGAATATCTGCCAGGTACTCAGGCCCTTCCACACCTCCCCGAGTTCGTCCGCCGATTCGATGGACAGCCCGTGCCCGGCGATGAAGCCGGCGTTGAGTGCTCCGGCCGATGTGCCGACGAGCAGATCCGGCTGCACGCCCCGTTCGGCGAGAGCGGCGAGCATGCCCACCTGGATGGCGCCGAGGTTCGCGCCGCCGGACAAGACGAAAGCGGTGGTCACGTTCGCGAGAGTAGTCGCGGGGACGACGACGCACCGGGGAGCCGGTATATCGACCGAACGACTGCGCGTAACCGCAGGAGCCGGTGGCGCCGATCATCCGGTTAGGAGCGTCGGTGAGAGCACCGTCGCCCGACCGGAGGAGTCCTGATGAATCGCAGTATCACCACCGCAGCCTCTGCCGGCGTGATCGCCGCCGCTGCGCTCCTGGGCACGGCGTGTTCGACGGACGGCAGTCCGGACGCGGTACCGGACTCGGCAACCGTGAGTGCCCGTTCCTCACAGCCGACTCACACGCAACAGCCGACTCACACACAGGCGGTTCACGGCGATGTGTCGGTGAACGGCAGTGGCTCTGCGCCGGACTCGGATCCGGTGGTCGAGACGACCCAGCCGACCGAAACAACCCAGCCGACCGGAACCGAGTCGACGGTATCGACGTGCGATTCCGCGTCGGCAGGCAATCTCGCGGCGGTGGCCTCGAACTCGGCGGTCGCGGACCGCCTGGTCGCACCGATCCTCCTCGGCGGGGTCTCCTGCTCGGGAACCAGTGCAATCGGCGTGACCGCACCCGACGGCGAGCATCAGCCCACGGGGATCCTGTTCCGCAACAACGGAAGCGGTTGGTCCGCTGTCGAGATCGGCAGCGCGATCGACTGCTCGTCGCTCGGCGTGCCCGCGGAGGACGTTGCGAACCTGGAAGGCTGCTACTGACGGTCGATTGCCGGGATCCCGGTCAGGGGCCAGGCGATAAGCTGGTCGCACATGCGTCGAGGCTAGGAGACCATCGCCATCGGTACCAATCGTGAACTGCGCGCGTCGGTGACCATCGATGCTCCCGCGAGTCGGGTGTGGGAGGTGCTCACCGACTTCCGGAACCTCGTGCGCGCGAGTCCGGAGTTGATGTCCATGACGCCGCTGCGGCCGGGCGGACTCCGGGTCGGCCAGGTGTACGCGAGTCTGAACCGCCGGAACCTGGTGGTGTGGGCTACCCGCAACCGGATCATCCGGGTGGACCGCGAGCGGGCCCTCGCCTGGGACACGGTCACCAGCGGAGCTCGCTGGATCTTCGAACTCGACGGCGCCGCAGGCACCACGGTGCTCACCGAGCGGCGGTCGGTCCCGGATGGTCTGACCATGACCGGACGACTGTTCGC
Coding sequences within:
- a CDS encoding patatin-like phospholipase family protein yields the protein MTTAFVLSGGANLGAIQVGMLAALAERGVQPDLLVGTSAGALNAGFIAGHGLSIESADELGEVWKGLSTWQIFPPRPRRLLNALLGRSPALFGDHGMRNLAERHLTFTDLEDARIPLRVIATALLTGDEIILDSGNSVEAILASSALPGLLPPVDHNGSLLVDGGVADNTAISPAIASGIDRIYILSCGYKCALDAPPTSVTGMLLQTMELLVHKRLIRDIREYSDDADLIVLPPPCPIDVGEIDFSRAAELIDRAYQDSRSFLDADGGRREVPADHIEFHAH
- a CDS encoding SRPBCC family protein: MRASVTIDAPASRVWEVLTDFRNLVRASPELMSMTPLRPGGLRVGQVYASLNRRNLVVWATRNRIIRVDRERALAWDTVTSGARWIFELDGAAGTTVLTERRSVPDGLTMTGRLFASTMLGGGENHAAELETAIDRTLRVIKAKAESA